The Sporosarcina sp. Te-1 DNA window ATTTGTGTCTCATTCGTTTTGGCGACTAATTGATTTAAAAAGATTCCCAACACTATCAGAATGCAGATTAACAAAAAACTAATCAGCAAAATCATTTTTATATGTAAGTTATAAAAGCGCCTTTTACGGCCACACGCCGATACCGTACTTGTTTTCGCCATTGCATATCTCCTTAAAGTCATGAAGGTAAGCTTTACTTGCTACTATATCATTCTTTTAATACCGTATTCATGTCTCTGTCACAGACCGGCCTATCGAAAAGTGCAATCTAATACTTGATCCTCAATAAAAGAGGTACCAATTCCATAGACCGGAACTGGCACCTCACTTTCTAATCTCCTAGGATGATACCCGCAAAGTTCCAGGTCAGTACCTGTTTCCCCACTTGATTCGAGCAGATAAAGGATGCCCGGATTGACCTGCGGATCGTATCTCCCGTAAAAACTGGTCTTAGAAATTCGAAATTCATTGTGCGAGCAAGGACATTATAGGCTCCCTCATCTTGGTCGGCAGCGTAGCCATCAGCAACCCTTGCACAACCAACCTTCCAAGCTGTGGTCCCCTTCATCCCATGATAATAATTGAGTAAAAGCTTTCACCTCTTCTTTTGTGAATGTCCGTTCGAAGTGAATGAGATCCCCTACTTTTAATTCCAAGAAAGATCCCCCTTGCGCTAGTAACTTCATTGATTTAGCATGAAAATTTGCACTTTATTATGGATCAAGCTATAGCGAATTCCATTCCATTCAGGAATTTCTAATATAAATGTACAGCGTATTCAAATGCTGTGATCCCGTATACTCTTTTAAAATGTTTATTTAGATGGGGTAAATCAACGAAATTACATTCAGCTACTGTTGTGTAAATATCCCGATTCGCATCCAGCAGTTCCTTAGCACGTTCAATTTTACAGTTAAGATAGTATTGATAAGGCGTAATGCCTGTATGCGACTTGAACAACCGGATAAACTGGAACTTTGATAGATCTAACTCTTCACTAATCTCGTCCAGTTTCAGTACCTTCCCCAAATCCGCATGGAGCAGTTCTTTGGCTTTTAGTATTAACGTGTTATCTTTCTTCGAATCACCCGAAAAATTCGATTGGACGAGACGATCTGTAAGTGATAGGAACAATTCATTGCAAAGTGCTTCGTCTTTTCCCTTTGATATGGCCTGGGCTAGTTGCAAGACACTTTGTTTAAGTCCATCATTGTACACGATAGGTGCCTGAAAACGAACAATATCCTTTTTACCGGTAACCTCTAAAAGCATTTGCGGATCAATGTAGAGCATGACATAATCGAGACCCGATTCGTCATGCGCCATTCCATCGTGTGGCTGTTCCGGATTGAAAAGCATCACGCCGCTTGGATAGGATAGCTGTAAGCTGCCATCCAAATGATATTGTTGTATACCGCGCAGGGTTACACCGATTGCATACTCCTTATGGGAATGCTTTTTATACTGGAAA harbors:
- a CDS encoding AraC family ligand binding domain-containing protein → MDKFIYKKAADITALSASFTDFQYKKHSHKEYAIGVTLRGIQQYHLDGSLQLSYPSGVMLFNPEQPHDGMAHDESGLDYVMLYIDPQMLLEVTGKKDIVRFQAPIVYNDGLKQSVLQLAQAISKGKDEALCNELFLSLTDRLVQSNFSGDSKKDNTLILKAKELLHADLGKVLKLDEISEELDLSKFQFIRLFKSHTGITPYQYYLNCKIERAKELLDANRDIYTTVAECNFVDLPHLNKHFKRVYGITAFEYAVHLY